A single Tenacibaculum sp. Bg11-29 DNA region contains:
- a CDS encoding phosphatidylcholine/phosphatidylserine synthase → MKRHIPNLLTLGNLLCGTLAIISAIKGDFVGTAILVTIGIGFDFLDGFAARLLNVQGELGKQLDSLADMVTSGVVPGIVMLQLLINAIDLDASGYFGIDSYGATGSNLPYIGLLLTLGACYRLANFNIDTRQSDSFIGLPTPAMTLFVISLPLIAEFGSQLFFVNLMCNEYFLIGITVLLTFLMNAEIPLFALKFKTFGFKENGLKYFFLLLSIILLVVFKFVAIPLIIFIYVMLSVINNLKKV, encoded by the coding sequence ATGAAAAGACATATTCCGAATTTATTAACCTTGGGAAATTTATTATGTGGTACACTAGCTATAATTAGCGCTATAAAAGGTGATTTTGTAGGGACAGCTATTTTAGTTACAATAGGTATTGGTTTTGATTTTTTAGATGGTTTTGCTGCTCGATTATTAAATGTTCAAGGAGAATTAGGAAAACAGCTTGATAGTTTGGCAGATATGGTTACCAGTGGAGTAGTGCCTGGTATTGTAATGTTACAACTTTTGATAAATGCAATAGATTTAGATGCTTCAGGTTATTTTGGAATTGATTCATACGGAGCAACAGGAAGCAATTTACCTTATATTGGATTATTATTAACCTTAGGAGCTTGTTATAGATTGGCTAATTTTAATATAGATACACGTCAATCAGATTCATTTATAGGGCTGCCAACACCAGCAATGACATTATTTGTAATTTCTTTACCGTTAATTGCAGAGTTTGGAAGTCAGTTATTCTTTGTTAATTTAATGTGTAATGAGTATTTTTTAATAGGAATAACAGTATTATTAACTTTTTTAATGAATGCAGAAATTCCTTTATTTGCTTTAAAATTTAAAACTTTTGGTTTTAAAGAAAATGGATTAAAATACTTTTTTTTACTGCTTTCTATTATATTGTTAGTCGTATTTAAATTTGTAGCAATTCCTTTAATAATTTTTATATATGTAATGCTTTCAGTAATTAATAATCTAAAGAAAGTTTAA
- the lptB gene encoding LPS export ABC transporter ATP-binding protein, with amino-acid sequence MKLRAENIQKIYGSRKVVKGISLEVKQGEIIGLLGPNGAGKTTSFYMIVGMIKPNFGNIFLDDNEITTDAMYKRAQKGIGYLAQEASVFRKLSVEDNIMSVLEFTDRSKAERKKRLEELINEFSLGHVRKNKGDLLSGGERRRTEIARCLASDPKFILLDEPFAGVDPIAVEDIQGIVAQLKTKNIGILITDHDVQATLAITDRTYLMYNGEILKEGTPEELAEDETVRRVYLGKDFELKKKKF; translated from the coding sequence ATGAAATTAAGAGCAGAAAACATACAAAAGATTTACGGTAGTAGAAAAGTTGTAAAAGGAATTTCTTTAGAAGTAAAGCAAGGAGAAATTATAGGTTTACTAGGTCCTAACGGAGCTGGAAAAACGACATCTTTTTATATGATTGTTGGAATGATTAAGCCAAACTTTGGAAATATTTTTCTTGATGATAATGAAATCACCACAGATGCAATGTACAAACGTGCTCAAAAAGGTATTGGTTATCTAGCACAAGAAGCTTCTGTATTCAGAAAACTTTCTGTAGAAGATAATATTATGTCTGTTTTAGAATTTACAGACAGATCAAAAGCAGAGAGGAAAAAACGTTTAGAAGAATTAATTAATGAATTTAGTTTAGGTCATGTTCGTAAAAATAAGGGAGACTTACTTTCTGGAGGAGAACGTCGTAGAACAGAAATAGCTAGATGTTTAGCTTCTGATCCTAAATTTATTTTATTAGATGAACCTTTTGCTGGTGTAGATCCTATTGCTGTTGAAGATATTCAAGGAATTGTAGCGCAACTTAAAACTAAAAACATTGGTATTCTTATTACCGATCATGATGTACAAGCGACATTAGCAATTACCGATAGAACCTATTTAATGTATAATGGAGAAATTCTTAAAGAAGGAACTCCCGAAGAATTAGCAGAAGATGAAACTGTACGACGTGTTTACCTTGGTAAAGATTTCGAATTAAAAAAGAAGAAGTTTTAG
- a CDS encoding carboxymuconolactone decarboxylase family protein, which translates to MSQKVQEFNDYRAKMNDKILAGDNKIIKRIFNLDTNAFKEGHLPEKTKELLGLVASAVLRCDDCIAYHLETAHKKGVTKEEMMETMSIATLVGGTILIPHLRRAVEFWDAIDEDN; encoded by the coding sequence ATGTCTCAAAAAGTCCAAGAGTTTAACGACTACCGAGCTAAAATGAATGATAAAATTTTAGCAGGTGATAATAAAATTATCAAACGTATTTTTAACTTAGATACAAATGCCTTTAAAGAAGGTCATTTACCTGAAAAAACTAAAGAGTTACTTGGTTTAGTTGCATCAGCAGTTTTACGTTGTGATGACTGCATTGCTTATCATTTAGAAACAGCTCATAAAAAAGGGGTAACTAAAGAAGAAATGATGGAAACCATGAGTATCGCTACGCTAGTTGGAGGAACCATTTTAATTCCACACCTACGTCGTGCTGTTGAGTTTTGGGATGCTATAGATGAAGATAATTAA
- the tatC gene encoding twin-arginine translocase subunit TatC, giving the protein MAVKEMSFLDHLEELRWHLVRSFAAIFIFAILIFININFVFNEILLAHLKPDFSTYQFFCKVFTSIGIDSSFCSIEFAQELQVLNPTEELMTGIWSALILGFVISFPYILWEFWRFIAPGLHSSERRKSRGFIFISSLLFFLGILFSYYVILPMSVFFFYNFSIGDAIVKNFKLGAYISLITNTLIGVAIFFELPVVILFLTKIGLITPQFLRKYRKHALVVVLVLSAIITPPDIASQVIVSVPIMILYEISIYVSQYVLKKQNKNVSKSPRV; this is encoded by the coding sequence ATGGCTGTAAAAGAAATGTCTTTTTTAGATCATCTTGAAGAATTAAGGTGGCATTTAGTTAGAAGTTTTGCTGCTATTTTTATTTTTGCAATTCTTATTTTTATAAATATTAATTTTGTTTTTAATGAAATTTTATTAGCACATTTAAAACCTGATTTTTCTACTTATCAATTTTTTTGTAAAGTATTTACTTCTATTGGTATTGATAGTAGTTTTTGTAGCATAGAATTTGCACAAGAGTTACAAGTATTAAACCCTACAGAAGAACTAATGACTGGTATTTGGTCAGCCCTTATTCTTGGTTTTGTAATCTCTTTTCCTTATATACTATGGGAATTTTGGCGTTTCATTGCTCCGGGGTTACATAGTTCTGAAAGAAGGAAATCAAGAGGATTTATTTTTATTTCTTCTCTTTTATTCTTCTTAGGAATACTTTTTAGCTATTATGTAATTTTACCTATGTCTGTATTTTTCTTCTATAATTTTTCTATTGGAGACGCTATTGTTAAGAATTTTAAATTAGGTGCGTATATTAGTCTTATTACTAACACATTAATTGGGGTTGCTATATTTTTTGAACTTCCTGTTGTTATTTTATTTCTTACCAAAATAGGATTAATAACACCTCAATTTTTACGAAAATACCGTAAACACGCATTAGTCGTTGTTTTAGTACTCTCTGCAATTATAACACCACCAGATATCGCAAGTCAAGTAATAGTCTCGGTACCAATTATGATACTCTACGAAATAAGTATTTATGTATCGCAATATGTCTTAAAAAAACAAAATAAAAATGTCTCAAAAAGTCCAAGAGTTTAA
- a CDS encoding SIS domain-containing protein — MKNANAILSTAKETILLESNAIANLANLLDSSFVEAVNFIFNSKGRVIVTGIGKSANIANKMVATFNSTGTPAVFMHAADAIHGDLGNVQRNDVVICISKSGNTPEIKVLLPLIKNSDNKVIAITGNPDSFLGKNADFLLNSYVEKEACPNNLAPTTSTTAQLVLGDALAVCLLDLRGFTSSDFAKYHPGGALGKRLYLRVSDLIKNNQLPKVKSTDKVTSVIIEISEKRLGVTAVINENNKISGIITDGDIRRMLSKTTKIDELTAHDIMSNNPKTIDVDAMAVEALDALENSSITQILVTNKNNDYVGVVHLHDLIKEGIF; from the coding sequence TTGAAAAACGCAAACGCAATCCTCTCAACTGCAAAAGAAACCATACTTTTAGAAAGTAACGCTATTGCTAATTTAGCAAATTTATTAGACAGTTCGTTTGTTGAGGCAGTAAATTTTATATTCAACTCAAAAGGACGCGTAATTGTTACTGGAATTGGTAAAAGTGCTAATATTGCTAATAAAATGGTTGCTACTTTTAATTCTACAGGAACACCTGCTGTTTTTATGCATGCAGCTGACGCTATACACGGAGATTTAGGAAACGTACAACGAAATGATGTAGTTATTTGTATTTCAAAAAGTGGAAATACTCCTGAAATTAAAGTTTTACTACCTTTAATAAAAAATTCTGATAATAAAGTTATCGCTATAACTGGTAATCCTGATTCTTTTTTAGGAAAAAATGCAGATTTTTTATTAAACTCTTATGTAGAAAAAGAAGCTTGCCCTAATAATTTAGCTCCTACTACAAGTACCACTGCTCAATTAGTATTAGGTGATGCTTTAGCTGTTTGTTTATTAGATCTTCGTGGTTTTACAAGTAGTGATTTTGCTAAATATCATCCAGGTGGTGCTTTAGGAAAACGTTTATACTTACGAGTTTCTGATTTAATCAAAAATAATCAATTACCTAAAGTAAAAAGTACAGATAAGGTAACAAGCGTAATTATTGAAATTTCTGAAAAAAGATTAGGTGTAACAGCTGTAATTAACGAAAATAATAAAATATCAGGGATTATTACTGATGGTGATATTCGTAGAATGCTTAGTAAAACAACTAAAATTGATGAATTAACTGCTCATGATATTATGAGTAATAATCCAAAAACGATAGATGTAGATGCTATGGCTGTAGAAGCTTTAGATGCTCTTGAAAATAGTAGTATTACACAAATTTTGGTTACCAATAAAAATAATGATTATGTAGGTGTTGTTCATTTACACGATTTAATTAAAGAAGGTATATTTTAA
- a CDS encoding RecQ family ATP-dependent DNA helicase, protein MNIEQSELYGSLKKIFGFNQFKGLQEEVVKSILNNENTFVIMPTGGGKSLCYQLPALMKEGTAIVVSPLIALMKNQVDAIRGISEHHGIAHVLNSSLNKSEIAQVKEDIESGITKLLYVAPESLVKEEYAAFLRQQKISFVAIDEAHCISEWGHDFRPEYRNLRTIIKQIDNVPIIGLTATATEKVQEDILKTLGMSDANIFKASFNRPNLFYEVRPKTVDIEKDIIRFIKQRMGKTGIIYCLSRKKVEEIAQVLQVNGINALPYHAGLDAKKRAKHQDMFLMEDCDVVVATIAFGMGIDKPDVRFVIHHDIPKSLESYYQETGRAGRDGGEGYCLTFYSYKDIEKLEKFMANKPVAEQEVGHALLQEVVGYAETSMNRRKYILHYFGEEFDGVNGEGAELDDNMRNPKKQHEAQSEVKTLLTVIRDTNEMYKPKEVVNTIIGAGNALLKSHKTTEQPFFGIGKEKDNHYWIALIRQILVVDLIRKEIEQYGVLKLTARGRKFIENPSSFMMTENHVYATHDDGTIIADTKVKGGVDNKLVDMLKDLRKSVGKRLGVPPFAVFQDPSLDDMALKFPITLEELSKVHGVGEGKSKKFGKEFIKLITNYVDDNDVVRPDDLIVKSIGVNSGLKLFIIQNTDRKLPLEDIAKSKGLNMSELIKEMEAIVFSGTKLNINYAVEDLLDDDQQEEIHDYFMEAETDKIQEALDEFDGDYDDDELRLMRIKFTSEIAN, encoded by the coding sequence ATGAATATAGAGCAGTCGGAGTTATATGGGTCATTAAAAAAAATATTTGGTTTTAACCAATTTAAGGGGCTACAAGAAGAAGTTGTAAAAAGTATTTTAAACAACGAAAATACTTTTGTAATAATGCCAACTGGTGGAGGGAAATCCCTTTGTTATCAGTTGCCTGCATTAATGAAAGAGGGAACAGCTATTGTTGTTTCACCTTTAATAGCATTGATGAAAAATCAAGTAGATGCTATTAGGGGTATTTCTGAGCATCATGGAATTGCGCATGTATTAAACTCTTCTTTAAACAAATCTGAAATAGCTCAGGTAAAAGAAGATATTGAATCAGGAATAACAAAATTATTATACGTTGCTCCTGAATCATTAGTTAAAGAGGAATATGCAGCGTTTTTAAGACAACAGAAAATCTCTTTTGTTGCAATTGATGAAGCCCATTGTATTTCAGAATGGGGGCATGACTTTAGACCTGAATATAGAAATTTACGTACAATTATTAAGCAGATTGATAATGTACCTATAATTGGTTTAACTGCTACCGCTACAGAAAAGGTGCAAGAAGATATTCTTAAAACTTTAGGAATGAGTGATGCAAATATTTTTAAGGCGTCATTTAATAGACCTAATTTATTTTATGAAGTTCGTCCAAAAACAGTAGATATAGAAAAAGATATTATTCGTTTTATAAAACAACGAATGGGAAAGACGGGTATTATATATTGTTTAAGTCGTAAAAAGGTTGAGGAAATTGCTCAAGTTTTACAAGTTAACGGTATTAATGCACTCCCTTATCATGCAGGATTAGATGCAAAGAAAAGAGCTAAACATCAAGATATGTTTTTGATGGAAGATTGTGATGTAGTAGTTGCAACTATTGCTTTTGGTATGGGAATCGATAAACCCGATGTTCGTTTTGTAATTCACCATGATATTCCTAAGAGTTTAGAAAGTTATTACCAAGAAACAGGTAGGGCAGGACGTGACGGAGGAGAAGGGTATTGTTTAACTTTCTACTCATATAAAGATATTGAAAAACTTGAAAAGTTTATGGCCAATAAACCTGTTGCAGAACAGGAAGTAGGGCATGCTCTTTTGCAAGAAGTTGTTGGGTATGCAGAAACGTCTATGAATAGACGTAAATATATACTTCATTATTTTGGTGAAGAATTTGATGGCGTAAATGGAGAAGGAGCAGAGTTAGATGATAACATGCGAAACCCTAAAAAACAACATGAAGCACAAAGCGAAGTTAAAACATTATTAACTGTAATTAGAGATACTAATGAGATGTATAAGCCTAAAGAAGTTGTAAATACAATTATAGGGGCAGGAAATGCATTATTAAAATCTCACAAAACAACGGAACAACCTTTTTTCGGAATAGGAAAAGAAAAGGATAATCATTATTGGATAGCTTTAATTCGTCAAATATTAGTAGTCGATTTAATTAGAAAAGAAATAGAACAGTACGGTGTTTTAAAATTAACAGCAAGAGGTAGGAAATTTATTGAGAATCCATCATCATTTATGATGACTGAAAACCATGTATATGCAACACATGATGACGGAACGATAATAGCGGATACCAAGGTAAAAGGAGGTGTAGATAATAAGCTGGTAGATATGTTAAAAGACCTACGTAAAAGTGTAGGTAAGCGCTTAGGAGTTCCTCCATTTGCAGTGTTTCAAGATCCTTCATTAGATGATATGGCATTGAAATTTCCAATAACATTAGAAGAGTTATCGAAAGTTCATGGAGTTGGGGAAGGAAAGTCAAAAAAATTCGGAAAAGAATTTATAAAGCTAATAACTAATTATGTTGATGATAATGATGTGGTTAGACCTGATGATTTAATAGTGAAGAGTATTGGAGTAAATTCAGGGTTAAAACTTTTTATTATTCAAAATACAGATAGGAAATTACCATTAGAAGATATTGCTAAATCTAAAGGTTTAAATATGTCTGAGCTAATTAAGGAAATGGAAGCAATTGTGTTTTCTGGAACAAAATTAAATATTAATTATGCAGTTGAAGACTTGTTAGACGATGATCAACAAGAAGAAATTCATGATTATTTTATGGAAGCGGAAACAGATAAAATTCAAGAAGCATTAGATGAGTTTGATGGTGATTATGATGATGATGAATTACGTTTAATGCGTATTAAATTTACTAGTGAAATAGCAAATTAA
- a CDS encoding VOC family protein, which translates to MKTGTYLHFNGNCKEAMTFYADVLGGDITMLMQFKEAPEEMCKSFPKEILDLTMHCTLEVGDLAINASDFFNDKEKFKAGNNFAVSLNSEDEDEAITVFNGLVEGGFVMMPLEDAFWGGKFGMLQDKFGIRWMLSLENSSS; encoded by the coding sequence ATGAAAACAGGAACTTATTTACATTTTAACGGAAACTGCAAAGAAGCGATGACTTTTTACGCCGATGTTTTAGGAGGAGATATTACAATGCTTATGCAGTTTAAAGAAGCTCCTGAAGAAATGTGTAAGAGTTTTCCTAAGGAAATATTAGACTTAACGATGCATTGTACATTAGAAGTTGGTGATTTGGCAATTAATGCATCCGATTTTTTTAATGATAAAGAAAAATTTAAAGCAGGTAATAATTTTGCAGTTAGTTTAAATTCTGAAGATGAAGATGAGGCTATTACAGTTTTTAATGGTTTAGTAGAAGGTGGATTTGTAATGATGCCTCTAGAAGATGCTTTTTGGGGCGGAAAATTTGGAATGTTACAAGATAAATTTGGAATTAGATGGATGTTGTCTTTAGAAAATAGTTCTTCATAA
- a CDS encoding DUF6733 family protein, producing the protein MKKSYIITLISLLFTFTFLAQEKKETKTTFAIMPIHNSGAGFNNVFLGSYELKPRKKLTFYSVFWVNPSFGNQGKDLFLETGIGLGFTSKNKKWYINPSLGFGHGKLLSQTSGTKIAESIIPSLFLVHNSGRFEFEAYTAYYKSLRGQGNSQDLMLNWVIPGFKVNKHFSLGGFYEHLGQTRVDNGKKVTLYQFLGGYLKATMNNGVWFRFAFGPNISGDNVNANEFYKIQAFIPI; encoded by the coding sequence ATGAAAAAATCATATATTATAACATTAATTAGTTTACTATTTACTTTTACTTTTCTTGCTCAAGAAAAAAAAGAGACTAAAACCACCTTCGCTATTATGCCTATACACAATAGTGGTGCTGGCTTTAATAATGTTTTTTTAGGCTCTTATGAGTTAAAGCCTCGAAAAAAATTAACTTTTTACAGTGTTTTTTGGGTAAATCCATCATTTGGAAATCAAGGAAAAGATTTATTTTTAGAAACAGGAATTGGATTAGGTTTTACATCTAAAAACAAGAAATGGTACATCAATCCTAGTTTAGGTTTTGGTCATGGTAAGTTATTATCACAAACTTCTGGTACTAAAATAGCTGAAAGTATTATCCCTAGTTTATTCTTAGTTCATAACTCTGGAAGGTTTGAATTTGAAGCTTACACTGCATATTATAAAAGTTTACGAGGTCAAGGTAATTCACAAGACCTAATGCTTAATTGGGTAATTCCAGGTTTTAAAGTTAATAAACATTTTTCTCTAGGAGGTTTTTACGAACACTTAGGGCAAACGAGGGTTGATAATGGTAAAAAGGTAACTTTATATCAATTTTTAGGAGGTTATTTAAAAGCTACTATGAATAATGGTGTTTGGTTTCGTTTTGCATTTGGGCCTAATATTTCAGGCGATAATGTTAATGCCAATGAATTCTATAAAATTCAAGCTTTTATACCTATTTAA
- a CDS encoding enoyl-CoA hydratase-related protein, producing MNILFKQIDRVLIAQLNRPKALNALNSEIMHELLIGLEMYDLKPEIGCIVLTGNEDFFCAGADIKEMISMSANEMVNEDYFNHWERLAKIKTPIIAAVAGYAYGGGCELAMMADILYTTETSTFSQPEIKLGVIPGIGGTQRLTKLVGKSKAMDIILTGRNISAEEAYTAGLVSRIFPKQNFMQHVMNQAQIIANFSKIALKTAKETINQSLETGLNSGIVFERKLFHSLFNTSDQKEGMNAFIEKRVPQFNQIK from the coding sequence ATGAATATATTATTTAAACAAATAGACAGGGTTCTTATTGCGCAACTAAATCGACCAAAAGCATTAAATGCATTGAATTCTGAAATAATGCACGAGCTATTAATTGGGCTAGAAATGTATGATTTAAAACCTGAAATAGGCTGTATTGTTCTTACAGGGAATGAAGATTTTTTTTGTGCTGGCGCAGATATTAAAGAAATGATTTCTATGAGTGCGAATGAAATGGTTAATGAAGATTATTTTAATCATTGGGAACGTTTAGCTAAAATTAAAACACCAATAATAGCAGCTGTAGCTGGATATGCTTATGGAGGTGGTTGCGAATTAGCAATGATGGCTGACATTCTATATACTACAGAAACAAGTACTTTTAGTCAGCCAGAAATAAAACTAGGTGTTATACCAGGAATTGGCGGTACACAAAGACTTACGAAACTTGTGGGTAAATCTAAAGCAATGGATATTATTCTAACAGGTCGAAATATTTCTGCTGAAGAAGCATACACAGCAGGATTAGTCTCTAGAATTTTCCCAAAACAGAATTTCATGCAACATGTAATGAACCAGGCTCAAATTATAGCCAATTTTTCTAAAATAGCTTTAAAAACAGCAAAAGAAACCATTAATCAATCTTTAGAAACAGGCTTAAATTCTGGAATTGTGTTCGAAAGAAAATTATTTCATTCTCTATTCAATACTTCCGATCAAAAAGAAGGTATGAACGCTTTTATAGAAAAAAGAGTTCCACAATTTAACCAAATTAAATAA
- a CDS encoding AMP-binding protein, translating into MKKTVFNDNILYEKDIENDENKLFYLKPLIDKKAISSLSIEDQIKFIEYGIASSVPPKYKNILEAFECWVSKTPNTIAAIHIKKEITYKELDDEATILALILKQRGISSGDSIALYMHRSIDMLIGIIASLKLGAIYIPQDPRIVPEKMLQSIYKISNSSIIISNSNYQELNYFKEAAKIIFIDKELSKDTYRHLYGNVKLINQKGNTPNDTCFILFTSGTTGIPNGVQVTNKNLCNILYTSPGDLNIRPGTKVAQILNISFDMAAWEILGCLGNGGTLLIRGKSIQETAQKAHVIIATPTVLTTIDITKCKSLKTVAVAGEPCPEILANKWAKVCDFYNSCGPTETTIVNTMKRCGFKNKELSIGKPTPNNTVYILNDNREPCKIGEVGIMWAGGDCVTKGYVNNNTLNQKRYAVDPFLKKEKKMFNTGDLGRWNLEGELIHYGRIDDQVKIKGFRVELDAISKIIERIYNVKRAVTIKHKNSLVSFISGEFQNKTEILDQLKMDLSNELPYYYLPSEFIFMKELPKTSRGKINKSKLKEILS; encoded by the coding sequence ATGAAAAAAACAGTATTTAATGATAATATTCTATATGAAAAAGACATAGAAAATGATGAAAACAAATTATTTTATTTAAAACCATTAATAGATAAAAAAGCTATAAGTAGTTTATCTATTGAAGATCAGATAAAGTTTATTGAGTATGGAATAGCATCATCAGTTCCCCCGAAATATAAAAACATTTTAGAGGCCTTTGAATGTTGGGTTTCAAAAACTCCAAATACTATTGCGGCTATTCATATTAAAAAAGAAATAACCTATAAAGAACTTGACGATGAAGCTACAATATTAGCGCTTATACTAAAACAAAGAGGAATATCTTCTGGAGATAGTATTGCTTTATACATGCATCGATCTATAGATATGTTAATCGGTATTATAGCCTCTTTAAAACTAGGTGCTATTTATATACCACAAGACCCTCGAATCGTTCCTGAAAAGATGCTTCAATCTATTTATAAAATAAGTAATTCATCTATAATTATTTCAAATTCTAATTACCAAGAATTAAATTATTTTAAAGAAGCCGCAAAAATTATTTTTATAGATAAAGAATTATCTAAAGATACTTATCGCCATTTGTATGGTAATGTTAAACTTATCAATCAAAAGGGAAATACCCCTAATGATACTTGTTTTATTCTCTTTACATCAGGAACAACAGGAATTCCTAATGGTGTTCAGGTAACCAATAAAAATTTATGCAACATATTATATACATCTCCTGGTGATTTAAATATTCGACCAGGTACTAAGGTTGCTCAAATACTTAATATTTCATTTGATATGGCAGCGTGGGAAATTCTAGGTTGCTTAGGTAATGGAGGAACATTACTTATTAGAGGAAAAAGTATTCAAGAAACAGCACAAAAAGCTCATGTAATTATTGCGACTCCAACAGTACTTACAACAATAGACATAACTAAATGTAAATCACTTAAAACAGTTGCTGTTGCAGGTGAGCCTTGCCCTGAAATTTTAGCAAATAAATGGGCAAAAGTTTGTGATTTTTACAATTCATGCGGACCTACCGAAACGACTATTGTAAATACGATGAAAAGGTGTGGTTTTAAAAATAAAGAACTCTCAATAGGTAAACCTACCCCCAATAACACAGTATACATATTAAATGACAATAGGGAACCCTGTAAGATTGGAGAAGTTGGGATTATGTGGGCTGGTGGAGATTGTGTAACAAAAGGTTATGTAAATAATAATACATTAAATCAAAAACGTTATGCCGTTGACCCTTTTTTAAAGAAAGAAAAGAAAATGTTTAATACAGGTGATTTAGGTAGATGGAATCTAGAAGGTGAATTAATTCATTATGGAAGAATTGACGATCAAGTAAAAATTAAAGGTTTTAGAGTTGAATTAGATGCTATTTCAAAAATAATTGAGCGTATTTATAATGTTAAAAGGGCTGTTACAATAAAACATAAGAATTCCTTAGTCTCTTTTATTAGTGGAGAATTTCAAAATAAAACGGAAATATTAGATCAATTAAAAATGGATCTTTCTAATGAACTCCCCTACTACTATTTACCCAGCGAATTTATTTTTATGAAAGAACTTCCTAAAACATCTAGAGGAAAAATAAATAAATCAAAATTAAAAGAGATTTTAAGTTAA
- a CDS encoding response regulator transcription factor, whose translation MKKILIIEDDIDISKLIEFNLVDNHYNVTTCLDGKRGLELALKEDFSLIILDLTLPNLNGIEVCKNIRRQKQTPIIMLTARSNEIDKILGLELGADDYMTKPFSVRELLSRVSAVIRRNTIRKNQQTKDVYNRILFEELFIDIEQRKVIINSEKINLSPKEFELLVLMASTPGKVYSRDSLLEIIWGYEFEGYRHTVNSHINRLRNKIEKNTDEPKFILTTWGVGYKFNEELKYLTSESLQNNFK comes from the coding sequence ATGAAAAAAATACTTATTATTGAAGATGATATTGATATATCGAAATTAATTGAGTTTAACTTAGTAGATAATCATTATAATGTTACTACTTGTTTAGATGGTAAAAGAGGTTTAGAGTTAGCTCTCAAGGAAGATTTTTCTTTAATCATACTCGATTTAACTTTACCTAACTTAAATGGAATAGAAGTTTGTAAAAATATAAGAAGACAAAAACAGACACCAATTATTATGCTAACAGCAAGAAGTAATGAAATTGATAAAATTTTAGGGCTTGAATTAGGAGCTGATGATTACATGACTAAACCTTTTAGTGTAAGGGAATTACTTTCTAGAGTCTCTGCTGTTATTAGAAGAAATACAATACGTAAAAACCAACAAACAAAGGATGTTTATAATAGAATACTATTTGAAGAGTTATTTATTGATATAGAACAACGAAAAGTTATTATTAATTCAGAAAAGATAAATCTTTCCCCTAAAGAGTTTGAACTTTTAGTTTTAATGGCTTCAACTCCTGGTAAAGTATATAGTAGAGATTCTTTATTAGAGATTATATGGGGATATGAGTTTGAAGGTTATAGACATACTGTAAATTCACATATAAATAGATTAAGAAATAAAATAGAAAAAAACACTGACGAACCTAAATTTATATTAACAACTTGGGGCGTTGGTTATAAATTTAATGAAGAATTAAAATACCTTACGAGTGAGTCTTTACAGAACAATTTCAAATAA